TCCCGGCGAGCCGCTCGAGCCAGGTGGCCACCTGCGGCGGCGTGCGCGAGGCGGCGGCCGTGCCGGCCAGGTCGGTCCAGCAGAGCTGGGCGAACGGCTGGTCCTGCCGGCCCCACCCCGACGGAACGCAGGCGCCCTTGCTGAGCATGCCCGCGGCCAGCACGAGGGACGTGGCGCCGAGCAGCGTCCGGGAGGCGTCCCACCAGCGGTGACCGCCGGCGTGGTCGCCGAGCGGCCCACCCACCACCTCGGACATCGCGGTCGCGACCGGGTCCGTGCGGGTCGGTGCCTCGTGGTCCACCAGTGCCCCCGACCGGATCAGGGCCGCGCGTCGAGTGCGGCGAGCCGTGCCTGCCAGCGGCCGGCCGGCGTGGTCGGCGCCGCCGTCGGGGTCGTCGGGACCGGGGTCGTGGGCGCCGGCGTCGTCGGGGCCGGGGTCGTCGGCGTCTCCGTCGGGATCGGCGTCTCGGTCGGGATCGGCGTCTCCGTCGGGATCGGCGTCTCGGTCGGCGTGGGCGTCTCGGTCGGCGTCTCCGTCGGCTCCTCCGTCGGGATCTCGACCGTGGGCGTCTGGGTCGGGGTCGGGGTCCGCGTGGGCTGCGGCGTCGACGGGGGCGGCGGCGGCGGCGTGTACTCATGGCCGTCCTCCGGGGCGTCGCCGTCGACGTAGACCGGCTCGGGGAAGTCCTCGACCTCCTTGCCCTCCATCACCCGCTGCATGATCGCGGTCCAGGTCTTGGCGGGGTAGTTGCCGCCGAAGTAGCCGGAGCGGCCGTCGGAGCTCGTCGGCAGCCACAGGTCGGCGCCGTCAGGCCGGGGGACGTCGAGGCCCTCGCGGCCGCGACCGCGGACGTACATCACCGCGGTGGAGACCTGGGGGGTGAAGCCGACGAACCACGACGACGACACCTCGTCGTCGTCGTTGGTGGCGGTGCCGGTCTTGGCGGCTGCGGGACGCGCCAGCGCCAGCGCCTCGGTGCCCGAGCCGGACTCGACCACCTGCTGGAGCGCGTACGTCACGTCGGCGGCGATGTCCGGGTCGACGGTCTCCTTGCTGCGGGCCTTCGCCTCGTAGAGGACCTCGCCGCTCTTGCTCACGACCTTCTCCACGACGTGGACCTCGTTGCGGGTGCCGCCGTTGGCGAGGGTGGCGTAGGCGTTGGCCATGTTGATCGGGCTGACCTGCGCCGTCCCGAGCGTGACGCCGACGTTGTCCTGGAAGTCGATGGACCTGCGCGGGATGCCCCAGCGCTCGGGCTCGTTGCCCGGGATGCCGAGGTCCTCGGCGGCCTGGATGACCTTCTGCGGCCCGTCGTCCATCGAGTCGACCATGTCGACGAACGCGGTGTTGACGGAGTTCTCCGTCGCGGTGACCATCGAGACGGCCGAGCCGTAGTCGGTGTCGCCCTGGTTGCCGAACTCCGTGCCGGCGACGTCGATCGGGCTGTTGCCCTCGAAGGTGTCGTTGAGCGAGAACCCGTCGCGGATGGCCGCCACGTCGGTCGCGGCCTTCATCGTCGAGCCGGCCATGCCACCGGACACGGCCCAGTTGATCTGCGAGTCGAGGTAGTCCTGACCGCCGTAGAAGCCGAGCAGCTCACCGGTCTGGGTGTCCACCGTGGCGGCACCGACGTGGAGGTCCTTGTCACCGGCCGGCCCGGGCATGCCGGCGTCGGGACGCTGCTCGAGGACGGCGTCCTCGACGTCGGCCATCACCTGCGGGTCGAAGGTGGTGGTGATCCGCAGGCCGCCGCCGTCGATCTGCTCCTCGGTGGCGATGTCGCGGTCGAGGATCTCCTGCTTGACCAGGGCCAGCATGTGGCCCTTCTGCCCGCCGAACTGGCTCTGGGTGGCGACCTTGGGGAACTTCGGC
This genomic stretch from Nocardioides renjunii harbors:
- a CDS encoding transglycosylase domain-containing protein yields the protein MSAKKRRADGKAMTRRPSTRRTPRQRAARFAKVFAVVGVVCALLLGGIVVVLYQAIDIPEENAAFKAQTTFVYYRDGKQQLGTYYEDQNRESIPLAEMPQTMQDAVVAAENQSFWTDKGIDPKGILRALFSNAQGNARQGASTITQQYVKILYLTSEQSYKRKIKEAIVSLKIQQQLSKSEVLEGYLNTIYFGRGAYGIQAASKAYFDHPASQLSLRESAVLATVLNNPTQYDPANGKEAKQDLKGRYEYVLDSMAEMGTITTEERDQAVKRLPKFPKVATQSQFGGQKGHMLALVKQEILDRDIATEEQIDGGGLRITTTFDPQVMADVEDAVLEQRPDAGMPGPAGDKDLHVGAATVDTQTGELLGFYGGQDYLDSQINWAVSGGMAGSTMKAATDVAAIRDGFSLNDTFEGNSPIDVAGTEFGNQGDTDYGSAVSMVTATENSVNTAFVDMVDSMDDGPQKVIQAAEDLGIPGNEPERWGIPRRSIDFQDNVGVTLGTAQVSPINMANAYATLANGGTRNEVHVVEKVVSKSGEVLYEAKARSKETVDPDIAADVTYALQQVVESGSGTEALALARPAAAKTGTATNDDDEVSSSWFVGFTPQVSTAVMYVRGRGREGLDVPRPDGADLWLPTSSDGRSGYFGGNYPAKTWTAIMQRVMEGKEVEDFPEPVYVDGDAPEDGHEYTPPPPPPSTPQPTRTPTPTQTPTVEIPTEEPTETPTETPTPTETPIPTETPIPTETPIPTETPTTPAPTTPAPTTPVPTTPTAAPTTPAGRWQARLAALDARP